The Metabacillus litoralis genome contains a region encoding:
- a CDS encoding S1 domain-containing RNA-binding protein, translated as MSIEVGSKLQGKVTGITNFGAFVELPGGSTGLVHISEVADNYVKDINDHLKVGDEVTVKVINVENDGKIGLSIKKAIDRPERPERPERPQRQERPRNSDRPRSRGNDFRNNSNNKENFEQKMNRFLKDSEDRLASLKRNTESKRGGRGARRG; from the coding sequence ATGTCGATTGAAGTTGGCAGCAAGTTACAGGGAAAGGTAACGGGCATTACGAATTTTGGAGCGTTTGTGGAGTTACCGGGTGGTTCAACAGGACTTGTTCACATCAGTGAAGTAGCCGATAATTATGTGAAAGATATTAACGATCACTTAAAAGTCGGAGATGAAGTAACAGTTAAGGTAATCAATGTAGAAAATGACGGAAAGATTGGCTTATCAATTAAAAAGGCAATCGATCGTCCAGAACGCCCAGAGCGTCCAGAGCGTCCACAACGTCAGGAACGTCCAAGAAATTCAGATCGCCCAAGATCAAGAGGAAATGATTTCCGCAACAACAGCAATAATAAAGAAAACTTTGAACAAAAAATGAATCGTTTCTTAAAAGATAGTGAAGATCGTTTAGCTTCATTAAAACGCAATACAGAATCAAAACGTGGTGGTCGTGGAGCTAGAAGAGGATAG
- the yabP gene encoding sporulation protein YabP, with translation MSQYYENNASVHKGTIQEHDVIMRGRKLLEITGVKQVESFDNEEFLLDTVMGALAIRGQNLQMKNLDVDKGIVSIKGSRIFDLIYLDEQHAEKAKGLFSKLFK, from the coding sequence ATGAGTCAGTACTATGAAAATAATGCGTCTGTCCATAAAGGAACAATTCAAGAGCATGATGTAATCATGCGAGGGAGAAAATTATTAGAAATTACAGGTGTAAAACAGGTAGAAAGCTTTGATAATGAGGAATTTTTATTAGACACAGTCATGGGTGCACTAGCAATCCGCGGACAAAACCTTCAAATGAAAAATTTAGATGTTGATAAAGGGATTGTTTCCATTAAAGGAAGCAGAATCTTTGATCTGATTTATCTAGATGAGCAGCATGCGGAGAAAGCTAAAGGACTCTTTAGCAAGTTATTTAAATGA
- a CDS encoding putative polysaccharide biosynthesis protein — protein MNSQKNHINKAMQGAMILTLAGLLTKIFSAAYRVPYQNIVGDIGFYIYQQVYPFYGMSVILATSGFPVMISKVMSDYGYGHSIKVRSKIMTITLLYLIAFGMTLSIFLYILSAPLSIFMGDIHLEPLIQLASVSFLIVPFVSLLRGHFQADQNMNPTATSQVVEQGIRVSFILLSSYFLIREGFDLYIVGQGAILSSIIGSLAGLLILIYIWVKKGYRFSWNLTAPVSTWKIVKTLLTYSLTIGISSLLLILIQLIDALNLYSLLVNGGMEEEAAKTLKGVYDRGQPLIQLGTVVATSFALSLVPAIANAKVNNDEGFIREKLRLSLKLCFVIGAGASGGLIVLMKSINTMLFRNSSGTEVLMILSGSVLFTSICLTLFAILQGLGHTFVPAVAVLVGAGIKFIGNELFIKYFGITGAAISTLIAYMFISIIMMFYLISKGYSFRGNKSLYKIGLSLIIMLGVLFLALEMNSYFNIHSRTYSTITALIGVVIGALVYGIAIIKCKVFTKEEMQSIPVINKIIK, from the coding sequence ATGAATAGTCAGAAAAACCATATAAACAAGGCCATGCAAGGTGCAATGATTTTGACTTTAGCGGGTTTGCTTACAAAAATCTTCAGTGCAGCTTACCGAGTCCCATATCAAAATATCGTCGGGGATATTGGTTTTTATATTTATCAACAAGTGTATCCCTTTTATGGAATGAGTGTGATTTTAGCAACTTCCGGCTTTCCGGTGATGATCTCAAAGGTAATGAGTGATTATGGATATGGTCATTCTATAAAGGTCCGCTCAAAAATAATGACAATTACTCTCTTGTACCTTATTGCCTTTGGCATGACTTTATCAATTTTCTTATACATATTATCAGCCCCCTTATCCATTTTTATGGGAGACATACATTTAGAACCATTGATTCAATTAGCTTCTGTTTCATTTTTAATTGTTCCCTTTGTTTCATTGTTACGAGGACATTTTCAAGCTGATCAAAACATGAATCCAACAGCTACTTCTCAAGTGGTTGAACAAGGTATTAGAGTATCCTTTATTTTATTAAGCTCATACTTTTTAATTAGAGAAGGCTTTGATTTATATATTGTAGGTCAAGGTGCTATCCTTTCTTCCATTATCGGCAGCTTAGCTGGGTTATTAATACTAATTTATATTTGGGTGAAAAAGGGTTATCGATTTAGTTGGAACCTTACTGCTCCTGTTTCAACCTGGAAAATAGTAAAAACTTTACTTACATACAGTTTAACAATTGGAATAAGTAGTTTATTGCTTATCCTTATTCAGTTAATAGATGCATTAAATTTGTATTCTCTCTTAGTAAATGGAGGTATGGAGGAAGAAGCCGCAAAGACATTAAAGGGTGTATATGACAGAGGACAGCCTTTAATACAATTAGGAACCGTAGTAGCTACTTCCTTTGCTTTATCTTTAGTACCGGCAATTGCCAATGCTAAGGTTAATAATGATGAAGGATTTATCCGTGAAAAATTAAGGCTTTCATTAAAGCTATGCTTTGTTATAGGCGCAGGTGCCTCTGGAGGACTAATAGTCTTAATGAAGTCTATTAATACAATGTTGTTCAGAAATTCATCAGGTACTGAAGTTTTAATGATTCTAAGTGGTTCCGTTTTATTTACATCCATATGTTTAACTTTATTTGCAATCTTACAAGGATTAGGACATACATTCGTTCCAGCCGTTGCTGTTCTTGTTGGAGCTGGAATAAAATTTATTGGTAATGAGCTATTCATAAAATATTTCGGGATTACCGGAGCAGCAATATCTACATTGATAGCCTATATGTTCATATCAATTATTATGATGTTTTATCTAATAAGTAAGGGGTATTCCTTTAGGGGTAATAAGAGCTTATATAAAATAGGTCTATCCTTGATTATTATGCTTGGAGTATTATTTCTAGCTCTAGAAATGAATAGTTATTTCAATATTCATAGTCGTACTTATTCAACTATAACTGCTTTAATAGGAGTGGTAATTGGTGCCCTTGTTTATGGGATAGCAATTATTAAATGTAAAGTCTTTACGAAAGAGGAAATGCAAAGTATCCCGGTTATAAATAAAATTATAAAATAG
- the spoVT gene encoding stage V sporulation protein T, translating into MKATGIVRRIDDLGRVVIPKEIRRTLRIREGDPLEIFVDRDGEVILKKYSPISELSDFSKEYADALYDSLGHPVLICDRDTFIAVSGGSKKEYLNKNIGEVVEQVMEERNSVLKADAGEIQVVEGLNEDIKSYTIGPIVANGDPIGAVIILSKEQSIGEVEHKAVETAAGFLARQMEQ; encoded by the coding sequence ATGAAAGCAACTGGTATTGTTCGTCGCATTGATGATTTAGGTCGCGTAGTAATTCCAAAGGAAATTCGTAGGACATTACGAATTAGAGAAGGAGATCCATTAGAAATATTTGTGGATCGTGATGGTGAGGTCATTTTAAAGAAATATTCGCCAATCAGTGAGCTTAGCGACTTTTCTAAGGAATATGCAGATGCCCTATATGATAGTTTAGGTCATCCAGTTTTAATCTGTGATAGAGACACATTCATTGCTGTATCTGGTGGTTCAAAAAAGGAATACCTTAATAAGAACATCGGTGAAGTTGTCGAGCAGGTTATGGAGGAAAGAAACTCTGTTTTAAAAGCAGATGCTGGAGAAATTCAGGTCGTAGAAGGATTAAATGAAGATATTAAATCATATACGATTGGACCAATTGTGGCCAATGGTGACCCAATTGGAGCAGTCATTATTCTTTCCAAAGAGCAATCAATTGGTGAAGTTGAGCATAAGGCTGTAGAAACAGCTGCAGGATTTTTAGCTCGCCAAATGGAACAATAA
- the mazG gene encoding nucleoside triphosphate pyrophosphohydrolase, whose translation MAKKITIVGLGAGDLNQLPFGVYQLLTKAEHLFLRTKEHPVIHELDSSIRYESFDSIYEENEDFDRVYLNIVETLLQQAENTDIVYAVPGHPLVAEKTVQLLLTEGREKGYIVTVEGGQSFLDATFQALEIDPIEGFQLVDAMTLSSEQLQLQGHIIITQVYDQLIASEVKLTLMEQLPDDYKVMIVTAAGSSQQELKEVELYELDRETNVHNLTSVYVPPIAEEKIVYHQFPTFRKIIAQLRGPNGCPWDKEQTHQSLKKYLIEECYELIEAIDKDDIDHMIEELGDVLLQVVLHAQIGEDEGMFSIDDVISGISEKMVRRHPHVFGETAVNSTDEVLANWDEIKKNEKGSSETQSILDSVAGSLPALSKAYHLQKKAAKIGFDWPSIDGTWEKVKEEIREFEEEISLKRDQQLIMKEFGDLLFALVNVGRHYKIESEEALSSTNVKFTDRFNYIEKQAKLIGKELEKMTLEEMDELWNEAKTLDKKRDEQ comes from the coding sequence ATGGCGAAAAAAATTACAATAGTCGGCTTAGGAGCTGGCGATCTTAATCAGTTACCATTTGGTGTATATCAGCTACTAACAAAAGCAGAGCATCTTTTTTTACGAACAAAGGAGCATCCTGTTATTCATGAATTGGATAGCTCAATTCGTTATGAGTCTTTTGATTCTATTTATGAAGAAAATGAGGACTTTGACAGAGTGTACCTCAATATTGTTGAGACCCTTTTACAGCAGGCGGAGAATACAGATATCGTTTATGCAGTACCTGGACATCCTCTTGTTGCAGAAAAAACGGTACAGCTTTTGCTAACAGAAGGTAGAGAAAAAGGGTATATTGTAACGGTTGAAGGTGGACAAAGCTTTCTGGATGCAACCTTTCAGGCTCTGGAAATAGATCCGATTGAAGGATTTCAGTTAGTAGATGCAATGACTTTAAGCAGTGAACAGTTACAGCTACAAGGTCATATTATTATTACACAAGTATATGATCAATTAATTGCTTCTGAAGTAAAGCTAACATTGATGGAACAGTTGCCTGATGATTATAAAGTGATGATCGTTACTGCAGCGGGAAGCAGTCAACAAGAATTGAAAGAAGTTGAGCTATACGAGTTGGATCGGGAAACAAATGTTCATAATCTAACCAGTGTATATGTTCCACCAATAGCAGAAGAAAAAATTGTTTATCACCAATTTCCAACGTTCAGAAAGATCATTGCTCAGTTACGAGGACCAAATGGGTGTCCTTGGGATAAGGAGCAAACACATCAATCTTTAAAGAAGTATTTAATTGAAGAGTGTTATGAATTAATTGAAGCAATTGATAAAGATGATATTGACCATATGATCGAAGAGCTTGGTGATGTGCTTTTACAGGTTGTTCTTCATGCTCAAATTGGTGAAGATGAAGGTATGTTTAGTATTGATGACGTTATTTCCGGAATTTCAGAAAAAATGGTAAGAAGGCATCCTCATGTATTTGGAGAAACAGCAGTAAATAGTACAGATGAGGTTTTGGCAAACTGGGATGAAATAAAAAAGAACGAAAAAGGATCCTCAGAAACACAATCAATTTTAGATTCTGTAGCTGGATCATTACCTGCTTTATCTAAGGCATATCATTTGCAGAAAAAAGCTGCAAAAATTGGCTTTGATTGGCCTTCTATTGATGGTACTTGGGAAAAAGTGAAAGAGGAAATAAGGGAATTTGAAGAAGAAATCTCATTAAAAAGAGATCAGCAACTTATTATGAAGGAATTTGGAGATCTATTATTTGCTTTAGTTAACGTAGGAAGACACTATAAAATAGAGTCAGAAGAAGCCTTATCCTCTACAAATGTTAAGTTTACTGATCGTTTTAATTATATTGAGAAACAAGCCAAGCTAATTGGTAAGGAACTAGAGAAGATGACATTAGAAGAAATGGACGAACTCTGGAATGAAGCAAAGACTTTAGATAAAAAGAGGGATGAACAATGA
- a CDS encoding RNA-binding S4 domain-containing protein, whose amino-acid sequence MRLDKFLKVSRLIKRRTLAKEIADQGRIAINGTPGKASSIVKIGDELVIRFGQKLVTVVIEELKETTKKEEATNLYRVVKEEKINQEPFDM is encoded by the coding sequence ATGAGACTTGATAAATTTCTAAAGGTTTCAAGATTAATAAAAAGAAGAACATTAGCAAAAGAAATTGCTGATCAAGGCCGAATTGCCATTAATGGTACTCCAGGTAAAGCGAGTTCAATTGTTAAAATCGGGGATGAACTTGTTATTCGTTTTGGTCAAAAACTAGTTACAGTTGTTATTGAAGAGCTAAAAGAAACGACAAAAAAAGAAGAAGCAACAAATCTTTATCGCGTAGTAAAGGAAGAGAAAATTAATCAAGAACCGTTCGATATGTAA
- a CDS encoding FtsB family cell division protein has translation MSLERSKKITELQSQYAMEQERQQQISNRRKRGLFRRLFVLGLLAIITSSIIITTLYKQSVAIDEKLEQQNKLEEELTSLQKEEKILREEIVKLNDDEYIAKIARRDYFLSDDNEIIFNIKD, from the coding sequence ATGAGTCTCGAGAGATCGAAGAAAATTACAGAGCTACAATCACAATATGCAATGGAGCAAGAGAGACAACAGCAAATTTCAAACAGACGAAAAAGAGGCTTATTCAGACGATTATTCGTGTTAGGACTATTAGCTATTATCACTTCCTCCATTATTATAACCACCTTATATAAGCAATCAGTTGCAATTGATGAAAAGCTTGAGCAACAGAATAAGCTTGAAGAAGAACTCACAAGTTTACAAAAGGAAGAAAAAATATTAAGAGAAGAAATAGTGAAGCTTAATGATGATGAGTATATTGCTAAGATTGCAAGAAGAGACTATTTCTTGTCAGACGACAATGAGATCATCTTTAATATAAAAGATTAG
- the yabQ gene encoding spore cortex biosynthesis protein YabQ: protein MSLSTQFYTMLAMVGMGSWIGAALDTYGRFLKRPLRARWVVFINDFMFWVVQGLILFYLLLLVNEGELRIYIFLAVLCGYAAYQSLFKKIYLSLLERIIQTSIRLYRVLVNIGRAMIVRPIKGLIQLIIVILLGTLKVLWSIIKWVFQFLYSLVKILLAPLRWIFILLWKLVPRGIRNFLIRNIANMAGNFKKVKNTTNKMKTWWQRFRKK, encoded by the coding sequence ATGAGTTTATCAACACAGTTTTATACAATGCTAGCAATGGTAGGAATGGGAAGTTGGATTGGAGCAGCTCTGGATACATATGGTCGCTTTTTAAAGCGGCCATTAAGAGCCAGGTGGGTTGTCTTCATAAATGACTTTATGTTTTGGGTCGTTCAAGGACTGATCCTATTTTATCTTTTGTTACTTGTAAATGAAGGTGAACTTAGGATTTATATATTCCTAGCGGTGCTTTGTGGATATGCAGCTTATCAAAGTCTTTTCAAGAAAATATATTTAAGCCTTTTAGAGCGAATAATACAGACAAGCATAAGATTATATAGGGTTTTGGTTAATATTGGACGAGCGATGATTGTTAGACCAATAAAAGGACTCATTCAACTAATTATCGTTATTTTATTAGGAACGTTAAAAGTTCTTTGGAGTATTATAAAATGGGTCTTTCAATTCCTATATTCATTGGTTAAAATCTTATTAGCACCCCTAAGATGGATTTTTATCCTTTTGTGGAAACTTGTTCCTAGAGGGATAAGAAATTTCCTTATAAGAAATATTGCCAATATGGCAGGAAATTTCAAAAAAGTCAAGAATACAACTAATAAGATGAAAACCTGGTGGCAACGATTTAGGAAGAAGTAA